In the genome of Acanthopagrus latus isolate v.2019 chromosome 4, fAcaLat1.1, whole genome shotgun sequence, the window CGTAGGCCCTAGTGCCTCAATGAGCACTAGGGCTGCCCAACAAATtgaattttcatcatcatcgcGATATCAACATGTGCAATAAACACATCGCAAAAGACTGCCTGACACGCGATGAATAcgaaaaataattttgtttacatgcgCCATGCATTCTTGCAGCCAGCGACACCACGGAGCAatatgcattgtgtgtgtgtgcatttgcgCTCCCCACAATTAGTGATGGAGCTGCTATATGGACTTATTTTTGATTCAGGAGAGACAACATGTTGCAAACACAGGTAGCACCTGCAATACAAAGACCTATATCAATATATAAAGACCTACAGGGACAATTCAAAACTAACGTTAGCCTGTATAGTAGGGATGCTCCAATCAGGGTTTTTTGCCCCCGATCCGAGTCCGAGTCCTTTGACATTTGAGTATCTGCCGATACCGAGTCCCGATCCGATACTcttataatacatttaaaaaaaaagaaaaagatcgAAGAAAACTATCCAAGGTGTcccttatttattattatattttaataagtaacatacacaacacatcacacacaattTTGCATGCAAGCAGTGCTTGAACATTCTCCggtcaaaacagaaaaaatactcTTCACATTAGAACATAGTGCAACTCATCAAAGGTGCTTGCCAGGCTGCTGCTTCCTTCACGACGTGGGGACTTGCTCACTGGCTCTGCTGCCTCTGGCTCTTTGCTGGTGGtggccctcctctcctccatcttctttgCTACCTCCTCGATGAGGTGGTCTTTGGCATGCGCCAGGTGGGCTGACTTGGTGAAGAAactaaaaatagataaatagataaattacACACAATTCAAAACAACCTAAGAAAGACACACCACATAGCACAGCATAGGCAATTAAATTACAGATGGACTCAAATATATAAGTAAAAATCTAACAGTAAAACTCTACATTGAAAGGGAAATAAAGTATTGGCTTAATTCTAGTGTGTGGTGATGAATTTATAGTGATCACATGTTGCACAAAAGGtccattttaatttaactgtaCTTGCCCATCTTTGTATCTGGGGTCGAGTAGAGTTGCCATGTAGAAGAGTGGCTCTGTTTCCACATTTGCAAAGCGTTTCTCCACTGCCTCAAGGAGAGCCCTCTTCATTGTCCTGATTCCCTGGtcttgctcttcctctctcgaGAGAACAcgtctgaatgaatgaagggATGATGGTTTGTTTCAACTAACAAAAATGTTACAattcaaaatgataaataaaaaattaccTGTAATGGCAGGCAACACGTCAGCTGCAGATGCAGTCTCTCTGCTCACATCCCTGGTCAGCTCTTCAAAGGGAACAAGCACCTCTGCTGTCTTCGCCATCAGCTCCCACTGGTGAGCAGTCAGTGTCGCTGGTAGAGTGCGTTCAGCAGCATACACACTGAGAGCCCGTTTTTGTTCTAACAGACTCTGCAGCATGTAGAGGCTGCTATTCCATCTTGTCTGCACATAATAAATATAAGATATCATTAATCATGTGCTttcattcactttatttttgtgCAGAGAACTATTATGGCTGTGCAGTGGATATACTCTAGCTTGGCTATGGGGTTATTATTTATTAGTATTCAGCATTTTGGTCAACTgatgtagtttttaaatgtgccttataaataaagttgaccATGACTATAACAAAGAAACAGTGTTGGCAAGACAGGTGCagaggtatttatttattactaaAAGTGCatggaaataaataatagaggattaaaaataaatatacaaatggAAAGAGGAATCTCACCTGCACATCTTGCTGCAGACGCTTGACACCCATGTTCAAGTCCACCTGGATATCTTCCAGACGGGAGTAGGCCAGAGGGGAGTGCTTGAAATGGCCGACTATCTTTCTTGCGTTTGCCAGTGTGTCTGTGACGCTGCGCTGGGATAGCAGTCCCTCGTGCACGACAAGTTGTAATGTGTGCGCCACACAGCCCAGACTCTGTACTCCCATGTCCAGCATGGCTCTCTTCATATTTGCGGCGTTATCACGCAAAATGACATGAACTCGTTTTTTTTCTATTCCCCAGTTGTTCAGCATCTTCTCAATCTCCTGCTGGATGCGCTCAGCTGTGTGGGAGCCTCGAAATTCATGCGCGTGCAAAGTCGCACGGCATAACACAAAGCTGGAGTTTATCCATTGAGCAGTGAGGCTTAGAAGGGACATGGGGCACACAGACGAGCTCCAGATATCTGTGGTGAATGCGACGTCAGGCACATCTTTCAGTAGGACAATTAACTTGTCGATAATTTTTTTCTGGAGCGCTGGTAGGGCCTTTTCCGTCATGTGGCGTCGAGACGGCATTTCGTACCTTGGCTCCATGTACTCCATAAGCATTCTAAAACCCGGGTCGTCTACCAGGGAGAGTGGCTGGTCACTCATTGCTATCATTTCAGCAATTTTTTGGGTTAACTTTCTCGACTTTTCGCTGTCATGGGGcagtttctccttcctcttAAAAGCCTCTACCACTGTGAGCTGGTGGCTAGTTTTCGGCTTGATTGTTTGCATAAACTCCGCATGTTCGGccgggtgtttgttttttaagtgccGAATTAAGTTTGTGGTATTAAACGACGCTTTGTCCTTACCACCCCTCGATATTCCAACTTTGCAAATTTGACAGTTTGCGACTGCATCGTTCTCCTCACATACTTTAAAATACTTCCACACAGCAGACATGGTGCGCCACAACTCGCCACTCCGCTTCAAAACAAACTAGCATGCTGGTCTTCTGCACATGCGCATGCCGTAAACGGTGGTAGTAaatactcattttattttttatttttttgaatcaCCAATAGCCCATATATCAACAATCTAATACAAATaatgactaaataaatatatataaaaccgATCTCTGATCGGGTCGTAACGTCCGAGTCCCGATCGAGTCTTCAGTTGCGTGATCGGCCCCGATTTCCGAGTCACGTGATCGGATCGGTACAACCCTACTGTATAGTAACTGTATAGTTAATAATATGCATACtaagtatttgtttatttatcgcaAGTTATATCGTCATCATAATATTGAACAGTGTTATCACACATCGCAGATTTTCCTCATATCGTGCAGGCCTAATGGTATAATGGTATATAATatcagcagctgaagcagaaagAAACTCACCAAGGTGTTCACCAGAATGTAGCTCAATGTGGTCTCTGGAGGGATTAAAGACTCCAACTGTAGTTGTGCCATTTTTAACTTCACTGAGTGAATGTGCCACAACGatgtcacacagacagatgtttaTTCACTAGTGTCAGTAGCTGACACCCATTTAATTTGCAATATAAATCGTTCCAATCTGTAGCTCTGATAAGAGATTCAGCTGTGAGAATACATATCAGTCCAGATGTTCCTAAATGCTTTCTGTTTAAGAACCATTGGATTATGGTATATTTATATAACTTGAATGGAACAgagccattgttaatgttatttataaCACCAGTTTCCAAATTTGATGAAATATCTGCTTTAAATAGACCTAGATTAATAACTGGTGGTCAGGGTGTCCCACAGCATCTTGGAGTGACATGAGAATCAATTAAAGTGTCAGGGATTAAGACCAGATGTGTGATATCACATAGCAAAGGTCATGCAGGACGTTATGGAAGGGTAGCTAGCTGATATGTCCTGCGCTACCCTACCATATCCTGTCCTATACTGTCCACTGATACACATATTCATAGAATTAgtccagcaaaacaacaaacacagttttataAATTATAAGACCACCTGGACAGACAAGCTTGGTGGAGGAACAGCTGAGGGAGACGAACAACCGGCAAATGAGTTCAATCTGTTTTTCAACAGGTTTGACTCCAGCTCCCCCACCGCTAGcagcctccctgctgctcctctacGCAACAActtaaggatttttattttgtaaacaaaacaataataacttAAATTCAGCAACAACTTGTCTCAGCGTCAGTTATGCACAGCGTCAGTTATGCACGGCGTGAGTAAACTATTTACCCGTCTGGGTGGACATACCTTCCCGGCCAAAAGGTTGTTTCCTACTTAGAACATTTGTGCCAATTACAACAGCGACACTTGATAACATAAATGACATTGTGAACAATATTATGGCTCctacagattttgttttgtgtaattgaACATCAAGTACAGACTTATAGAGACATGTACATGTTGgcaagagaagacagatggaCTGAAGGAGGAGTAAAGGAATgcatctatgtcaaactggaatgactGTCTTTGAGGAAGCGATCTAAAACATTGCTTATCACCTGCCTACCTGCTGCAAGGACACGTCCACACAGAGTCTGAAGCCTGAAACTCCGCTCCAGATTTAGATGGGAGGGGCCCATTTGGATAGGAAGTGAAACATCATCAAGATAGCGgcaaacaagtccagttgcctgtGATAAAGTACGCTGGATGTGCAGTAGAGTTTTAGTTACAGATACGGTTTCAGCATTAGCCTGTAAATGATCAAAACAGTTAGTATGCTGCGCTCCATCTCAAGGAtccacatttttgtcttttttgcctTTCTTCTTGTCCTTTTGGGGTAAGCCTTTTCACTTGTACTTCACCACTGCATCTCATTTTTAAGGAGGGGAAAGATAAAAACtattaaactattttttaaacaaaatttgAATTTCAGTAGTTCtaaaagactttttaaaatgactttacaaCTAGGCAGGGCAAAGTTTATTTGTACatcacaattcagacacaaggcaactcacAGTGCTTCACAGGGGCATAAAGATTACAttaaaagaatagaaaatgtacaatacaTTAAATACAAGTAGGACAAGAAGTATCTTcaagatgacacattttttgatttaaaCATATAGTTGAAATATTGTGCttcattttccatccatccatccatcatctgtacacattatatgtacgccgcttaatcctctgcagggtcgcggggtgcttcattttcatgacttatATTTTGGTCTGCTTTTTTCTCCTTATTTACTGAGTTACAATTTCAGCTGCACTGAACCAAAAAGTAAGTTCTCTTGTGAGAACAGTAAATAACAGCCAGGCCATGTAAAAGTAGTGTGAGCTGTTGACATGGTGTATGAGGACACACAGATTTGTTTAAGTGAACTCTCTCAGCTTCAGGTTGACAATGTCTATCCATCTTTTATTGGGTCTGCGCTCACATTCGCTTTTAGCTTCTGgtatcaataaaatgtaaaatgtaaaaccttTAACAGCAGCGTAGACCAAACCATTCATGCTTAGTGTCCTTGTTGGATTTATGTGATCAAGTCTTTCAATAGAAAACCTCAGATTAAATGACTAAAATAAACTTTAGGAAGGCACTGATAGATTTACACATCTCACcaacaaatatgaaaactgaCCTCTACACAGACATCATTCTACACAATGGGgctcaaacattcagctttagGAACAAGAAGAACCGGATAGGTGTGGTAACTAAAGTCACATGTCAGGTATTTTCCGTCTACATCAGCTTTTGGCTGTGCAGGATGAGCGAGGCGGATCAATTTAGCTCTCTCCATCCTGGGTGTTCGTTGGTTTTGCTTTGTGTAATTGAACAACAAGCATTTGATACGTGGTAACAGTGTTACCACACCATTTTTCTGCCCCTCAGGGTAGATGTAGATAAAAATCATGCAATCATATCACACTGCAATATTCATATCAACAACTACatgtcttcctctgctcctctcttaTGTGGGGTTCCTTAAAGGGTCAATACTGGGTCCAATCTTGTCATTGTTATGCAACTTTTCGAACGATCAGCCTGTGACATTTCTTACTAGTTGTACTTCTTGTTTTAACCTCATAACAATCTTACTAATAGGATGTCTCAAGATTTCCGCCATCTAAATTCTGATAAAGCTCAGGTCATTGTGATCAGTCCTAATTGTTATAGTCAGGAGGACATAACAGCCTTCCATTTTGATGGAAAAGTGTCTTGTAATAGAGTGAATGGtatctctgtctcagccactccacccccatcacttgtttctgcactacgtcacttcagtgagagggcaggatcacagcattacacacGTTTACTTTAAGTTTTCCACACATAAATGTTCTTATGAcatgatgagttttgtttgtagttagcacctaatcatgtctgacaaattgtaacagacctgggatttgtatatacgacagtggtgttgcaccaATTCCAAATTCTACATAATTCAAACAACATGGCAAAAAGTAACACCTAACTCATCACAATTCAAGCTAAAGGAAAAGCATtgtgagacaaaataaaacatgataacgCTAATCTGATTTTGGACAAAAACTTCCACAGAGAGAACCCTCAGAAAAATGTCCTCAATGAGGTCTTGCACATATTTTTTGctaagtttgtgtttgtaccaTGCGTTCTGTATTTGTTGAGTTCTAAACATTTCATGTGGCAGGTTATGTTACGTACTTGTTACTAAACaaatttacattaaataaataaattagtaaAGGTGGTTAACGTATCggtctttaatttttttaaacacatttacgtatttttatcatgtatttatgttttctggATGGTAATTTACGCTGTATGCACTTTTACTGGCTGTTCTCTGGTTAACTTGTACCTGTATGTCTTCACAGGGGGGTCTATATTTACTTAGGGTATGACGTCTCCACTCTCAGGTAAGTCTGCTGTAAGACTTAAAGTACATATCAATTCAAATACACGCAACAGAGCATGAAACTCACTTGTCACACATTGACACAGCTGCTGACTTTAGTCAGTATTAAGCTACTTTTCTAATTAAATGCATTCTCTGAAGTTACTCATTAATCCTGTCACTCATGTCACTAATCCCGTGTCAAACTAcatgttaaaataattttgagATCATTTAGAACTGGGGGAAGGAGATCAGAATCAGCTCAaggttcaaacaaggttttaatcttgtacaagaggagcattcacagagcaacacgcaggtctgttacaaagtAAAGACTCAGTATGTGAAGACAAAAGCATGGTATTTAtccctctctgtgggtgtgtttttcactACAATAGTTCCTAATTTATGACCTGCACTTAAAGGGATACTTcagagagaaggaagtgatAAGCTCCAGTGGTTACTCAATACCAGACATAATTAATAAAACGGACTAAAACAAGGTCACAAGTTACAGGTCATGTTAAACAGCTACATTGAACATTCCTGTGTAAGACCTCAGTTCACATCTTTGTTTGAAATACAAAATTTCCATCACACTAcacacctttatttattttccattttaacatgtgAATCTTGTCATGTTATTAACgaatgttgtgtttcctttttaagCTTGTGCCAGCCATGTAAGGAAGGCTCAGAGCCAGATGTGAAGGACATAATGACAAAGGTTATGGATGACATAGTGGGGCCACCAGATTGCGAGGAGAAGGGCAGCTGGAAGATCGGAGACCTCACAATGCAAAATGGGTGAGAGTGctaacagagagaaacagctgggCCAAATACACCTCCAGTTTACATTTGCAGTGACTCAGGTTTACATCTTTGCCCTGTAAAGGGATCATCTACAGGGTCATAAAAGTAAAAGATCACAAATACAGTATGAAGTGGAGAAAGCATTTGTTTTGGGAGCCTTACTTGTTTCCTGTGTCACAAGTGACACCCATAGTGCTTCTAATATAATCCTCCCTTCTTTAGAACAGTACATTTCATctgatgagaaacaaaaaaaacaagcagctctATATAGAAGAGAACTGGGCATAAACAAGCAATATTTATTGAATAATTAATAAGTAACTAGTGGAATAGAAAGGTGCAATTATTAGTCCTAATACATTTAGCATTTTCGCACTTATGGTTCCcttgtctcaaagagtttggGTTTTTTCAATGTGTCTTTGgttaaatgtatgaaatgaggTCTGTAGTTACCACAGGCTTGAgatattaacatgttttgttctacaacataaaatacacaatttgaCATCCAACAATTCAAATATAGGGCGCTTATGTGTCTTGGAAAGAGGCATTTGgtaacaagtggctaaatgagacgACAGAAGCTGTCAGAGACATCAAACACTGAACAGGGAGACTCATCTTCTCACTGGTCCATCTTCACAGGCTGACTTTAGTTGCAAGCTATTCTAATTCTAACAATCATTTTATTCTAATCAGTctggaaaaaatgtgtatgtatttgtgtagtAAGATGCTTAGTGGTGGTGGTATTTAAATCATAAGATGTTGTCTGTTTATTGCCTTACATCAGCTTTTGTACTGCtaacaatttaatttaaaatcacaaaagtggtcttcatctgtgaagattatcttgctgtgTGAGTATCATAcacttgtgtttgtcacagagattattttcaacCAAAATAATAGAAAGTCCAATTAAAAAATTCCAATACACTGATAGTCAAAGGAACAAGGGCAATGCTGTATTATGGTTCATTCTATCACTGGTTGTTcaaattttgacacaaagagttCCATTTTTCctgcaaatgaatatcattTAGTCAGTCTCCTTAATTTCTAATAATGGGTATTGGCCCTTTAATAGCCATATTGGTTGACCCAAaattttcacagtgtggttttGGTACTTTGGTACCAATGTTTTGGTACAGATGTGAATAATTTTTCCAAACCCGACTGAACCTTtactgagagacaaaaaaaaaagaaaagaacacagagAGCATGTCACAGAACGAAGAAGCTATGCACTGCCTGTCCCAGTTATCGTTAGCAAGACAGACAGATTACAGAAAGATTCACCAGCACTGCAAGCTAGCACACATGAATGTCCATCCATtcattgtctgtaaccactttatcccttttcatggggtcgcagggttttttttggttttttttgctggagccaatcccagctgtctctgggcgagggcagggtactccctggacaagtcgccagctcatcgcagggccaGCCAGCAACTTCCGATCGCTAGCCGACCTGttctacccgctgagctacagccacccacACATGAATGTAATAGTTTCTAAATAGTTAAGTTTACCTGACTGCTGTTCATGCAATTCACTCTCAGATTCTCAAGTTATGCTCAATTTTCTTATCTTTGAGTTGTATACATTGACACGAGGGGGAGGGAGGCCCTTAACTCAGGTGGACCCTACCCAACTTCTGTAGTGTGCGTACCGTACAGGGCTGAGTGGCCGGTAGTTCAggaacacagcacacagcaggtCTGACATGACACGGCTCCATGAGATGACGATGCTTTCCTCCACCGTCTGGTCGTCTGGTTTCATATTATGGGTCATCTATGTTAAGTGTTTTACTTCAGCCCATTAATTTTCGGTATCTCTTGTACTTTACACtgtgtatttcctttttcactgaACTAAGTTAAATTTGATTagatcttttctcttttttccaggGTGAAATATGCTCAGCCAAGCACACAGCAAGGGTAAGTTATTAAAAACCATATACTGAATTATTCTGCTGGGAataatcatgtgttttaaagaaacaataatGTTCAAATCATCTTCTGTAAtaagtttgtgtctgtgtacaactGTGACGTCACTTTTGGTGAAACCTTTATAGCTTTTATAGACATTTTTGCATAAATTTTAGTGACCCTAAAGCCCAGGTgcaaatattgtgtgtgtattaaaatgGATGTCTGAAATGGACAATACATTTTATGGGAATATAAATGTTCATGTAATATCTGTCACATTATAATAGCTACCATAAGGCCACGATAACTTTCTGATTGATCGGGTAAAGACAATTTTGTTGTTTGACAGACAAATCACTCCACTTACACCGTCTGCAACCTAAAGACTGTAATCTTTGACGTTGACTACATAATGGCGACCTGCCTTATCATATATGACAATAATTACATGTAGGTTGTGAGCACAAATAAGCAAATCTGGCCCTCTGTTTCAGTGAACTGTGGCTAGGTGCCACAGCTAACTGAATGTTGCACATATGGAGCCAAactagaggaaagaaaagatttaatcacataaaatgttttaatccacAATTTCTTTGTACTCCACAGACGCACTGACGTGAACTCAGTGACAAACTGGAACGTTCCTCTGGTTTGGGAGGGAACCTTTGATCCAGTGGTTATCGATGCAATCTATAAGAAAATGGACCCAAGAATTGCTGTGGTGGTGTTTGCTGTTGGCAAGTAGGTGCACAGGATTTTTCACACATGATACTGTGGGAAGTGAGGTTCAACTTGACCCACTGCTCCAAGCTGAAATCTTCATCCTACAGCCGTAAATCTACTTCACATGAATGCATCTTATCTTCTTGCATTgtatttttctcctgttttgtcttttcttggcCTAAATTAATTTCTTATCCTTCTGGTTTGCTTTTTCCTACCCGAACAGATACACACGCTTCCTGGAGGCCTTcctgcagacaggtgagaaGTACTTTATGGTTGGCTTCAGAGTCACTTACTACATCTTCACAGACCATAAAGAAGAAGTCCCTAAAGTGAGTTATACTTTCCCTGTGTAAATTATTGTCCTTGAAATGATTGTCCTTGAACATACACCATCTAACAATACATGCCACAATATAATTTTACTTCATAATACTTTATAAtaacaaaacacttcacagaaGACATCTGGCTTGGCAGGAAAATAATAGATGTAACTGATGACATTAATGTCTCAGTCACAGTAGCTTTGTCAGTAAGCCAAGGTGTGTAAATAAAAGGCCAGACAGGAAATGGCACACCTCACGCAGCATTACTAAAGTTGTGTCGTGTGCAATATATGAGATTTGAGATAGGAGGAAACACATTATGAAGTTGAGGGAGAGATTAAATGAGACTTCAAAACCCAATGATTTTATGCGGGCAGAGAAGACGGGAGGGGATGGTGTGCCatgattttgtctttatttaaatgtaaatgtacttcaCTCTTTCGATAAAacagttacagtgtgtgtttggcttcCTTCATCTCAGTAGTGAAGGGCTCTGTGGAGCAGCATCTCAGGAAACATTTGAGGAGGCTAGGAGGGAAGGAAGTGTTTCAGACAAAATTTTGACCATTTAAACGCAGTattttgttgggttttgttgTTGATCATCAAATTAACAATGGTTGAAGATTTCACTTGTAATTAATCCATTAAAGTTTTTATATGACCTGTCAGATTGATCTTGCTGAGGGGCGGAAGATCTCATTAGTCGATATCCCCAGTGCCACCCGCTGGCAGGACGTAGTACTGGGCAGGATGAAATGGGCAACCATCACCATTGACAAGCAGGTAAGAAGTGAAAGGTGCAGATGCTTTAGGATCATCACTGCTTGGTCTTTACTAGCTTTTCTTTACATagaaaaaacagatgacaaaaaTGAGTCAACAGCTCTGTCATCTTATTTCTTGTTAATATCGTGTAATCACAAATGTCATCTGTGATATTTGCAGATCCGTAGCGAAGCAGACTATCTATTTATGATGGACGTCGACAGTGTCTTCTACAACCGATTCGGAGCCGAGTCTCTCAGTCAACTGACAGGTGTTCTCCACCGTATTTTCTACAAGGTTTCACTCTCTtccatacagtatattcatttcaagttaataaaacatgatgtaatGACGTGATTTTAACTTCTTTCACCTTATTTTATGCTGCTTGATGATTGATTGTCGACTGATTCCTCTATAAAGCCAtgtgttgtgcatttttttgtttagtctCAATCTGATCAGTCACTACATCTGTAAGTCTGTATTTTGATTCATTTCccaccatttttttcctcagaattATGATAGGGATCAGTTTACGTATGAGCGCCGAAACCTGTCCAGGGCCTACATCCCTTTCGGTGAAGGAGACTATTattacactgctgctgtgtggggCGGATACCTGGAGGACATGTACAAGCTGGTCAAGTAATCAAAACCAAATGaccttttcagttgtttctgtgcTATTTCTAGTATTAAGAGGACCAATATTCAGTTGAAAGAGATAATAAGATGCTCTGTGACTTTGGTTACATCACGCATAACAACTGTGTCTCATCTCAgagtttctccctcttttattttacaagaTACTGTTACATGCAGTCGGAGGAGGACGCCAAGAACAACATTGAAGCTGTGTGGCAGGAAGAGAGTCACCTTAACAAGTACAGTGTGACATTTCATTCCCTTGTTTTTTTAGGATGTTCAAGATGTGTTATAGAGTATAAATATCTTATCTGCCCCcccggctctctctctctgtcataaAGGTACTTTTTGTACAACAAGCCAACCAAGGTGCTGTCTCCAGAGTACTTGTGGTCAGACTATGATCAGGTACAACCGGACATTAAAGTCGTCAGGATCTCCCAGTTGGTCAAGGACTATGCAGAAGTGCGGCCCAACGGTGGACAGTGATGTCAAGATGATCATATTCTGGCCatgaaaactacataaactaaaaaaactGGGATAGCTGGTGTCCATAAAAGGTTATTTACACTTTGTATcatctgtgtatttttcttctgtaaGGTGCAGAACACAGAACAAGGATTTGTATCATGAACTCTGTAgatttattttcctgcttttcaaAGGTGTATAGATTCTCATGTTGCCCCCCAGTGATATTGTAGTGCACCTGCATCATCTGGATTCCCTAGGATTTATGGCTGTCTCCAATTTCATTGCCTGGTTCTGACCAGAAATGTAATCCCACTGTACACTGATTTTAACTTAACTGAATTTAACTTCGTGTTTTTATAAAGaaactgtattaaaaaagaaaaaagttgttgaATAATAAAGTTTACTCTAACCTTAATCATGACTAATTACTTGACTGCATGTGCAAGTAtgcatttatctgtgtgtgccTTTAGTTTTATGGGGACTGTTCAGTGGATGTTTCTTGAAGATCAACATTATCAGCAGTATTAATGTGtctaacttaaaaacaaatgttgaaaaatctCATTTACTTACTGTAAGACACTAATAAACATTTCTAATAACATTTCCATAATGAACAACAGGCACTGTTTAACAGATACGAAACAATACAACACGGAGACAATATAATTTGGTATTAGAAAGAAGAGATTAAGATGGCATAATAGAATGAT includes:
- the LOC119017790 gene encoding zinc finger BED domain-containing protein 4-like; its protein translation is MSAVWKYFKVCEENDAVANCQICKVGISRGGKDKASFNTTNLIRHLKNKHPAEHAEFMQTIKPKTSHQLTVVEAFKRKEKLPHDSEKSRKLTQKIAEMIAMSDQPLSLVDDPGFRMLMEYMEPRYEMPSRRHMTEKALPALQKKIIDKLIVLLKDVPDVAFTTDIWSSSVCPMSLLSLTAQWINSSFVLCRATLHAHEFRGSHTAERIQQEIEKMLNNWGIEKKRVHVILRDNAANMKRAMLDMGVQSLGCVAHTLQLVVHEGLLSQRSVTDTLANARKIVGHFKHSPLAYSRLEDIQVDLNMGVKRLQQDVQTRWNSSLYMLQSLLEQKRALSVYAAERTLPATLTAHQWELMAKTAEVLVPFEELTRDVSRETASAADVLPAITDVFSRERKSKTRESGQ
- the LOC119017792 gene encoding globoside alpha-1,3-N-acetylgalactosaminyltransferase 1-like; its protein translation is MIKTVSMLRSISRIHIFVFFAFLLVLLGGVYIYLGYDVSTLSLCQPCKEGSEPDVKDIMTKVMDDIVGPPDCEEKGSWKIGDLTMQNGVKYAQPSTQQGRTDVNSVTNWNVPLVWEGTFDPVVIDAIYKKMDPRIAVVVFAVGKYTRFLEAFLQTGEKYFMVGFRVTYYIFTDHKEEVPKIDLAEGRKISLVDIPSATRWQDVVLGRMKWATITIDKQIRSEADYLFMMDVDSVFYNRFGAESLSQLTGVLHRIFYKNYDRDQFTYERRNLSRAYIPFGEGDYYYTAAVWGGYLEDMYKLVKYCYMQSEEDAKNNIEAVWQEESHLNKYFLYNKPTKVLSPEYLWSDYDQVQPDIKVVRISQLVKDYAEVRPNGGQ